A window from Tenacibaculum singaporense encodes these proteins:
- a CDS encoding condensation domain-containing protein has product MNKKVIYTVFENTVAKFPTNIAVKTENKSLSYLKLNELANRLAHTINSLNIDDKGIISVLFEERLYQLISLLGIFKSGKVYLPLDSKYHEKHWEEMYKLAPRVMLTSSLNHDKIKSFNKKLNYQIPFVIDLSLDETNELKITLFKLVNDEYHQEDLCVEEKCYNPDFDIDGEDSSYVFFTSGSTGTPKAVLGKHKSLSHYIHWESKELEVNENDRLGQIISYSFDASLKDVFISLINGATLCIPSEDTKQDTLRLIEWMLKEEITLMHMVPTMFRLLTGVGIEKEGQVKEFPSLKYVLLAGEKLYNKDILNWRKFHGNKTGIYNFYGTTESTILSTYYKIGDELKGKLSDVLCVGKPISNTRVLIVNSKNEICRINEKGSVYIRTPFLSKGYYNNEKQTSEKFIQNPLSKEKEIVYDTGDYGMYNEERDIVILGRKDGMVKLNGVRIDVNSIEKIILEIEDVSMVKCMVFKEGSIDATLVCFYKSDYTKEGIVKDYCSRFLSLYEVPSMIFKLDEFPMTANGKIDGQGLYESISERIIKREMIGPKTEIEKALAKLWKEVLAIENVGINDNFLFLGGNSIKQILLRTRIKKELGVAISIEEIFLNPTIHELGQFLQNKIKKDEGKVVKSIPKLEENREEGYIVSNEQMRIWVTSQSEKESIAHNMPHTYNIEGELNIELFKKALQQVVNRHEVLRTSFELNKEGDVVQKINEDIDVNSIFSYNRSDDTNTSLIDKTIADFAETLFNFEQAPLFRVMLIQLDETKFKLCTVMHHIIGDYTSDQILIKEIVSLYINYKDNKNIDLTPLKIQYKDYASWIKKRIQLNEFIKEKEFWSSSLKNIKRQSKWYNISKEQNFKGAYVIRQLPEKLVVDIKELCLKYNYNLMGIMSAALGVLVHKTTSQKNVVIGVPVNLRNHPDLLNQVGLYLNLLPLNVAIKEENSVKDLVKDTLQQQIKMIDNSFYPFDLIVDDFEKQYKENLIDRIDVYVNYINHEDSDINIENLTVYPEIRKIKKSKFPICFYISNYGESISFRIEYQVSIFSETEIEKIANRFIKCLEEFTYSPDKKIGKIDVIDKETIPSFSF; this is encoded by the coding sequence ATGAATAAGAAAGTAATTTATACAGTATTTGAAAATACTGTAGCTAAATTTCCTACTAATATCGCGGTTAAAACAGAGAATAAATCACTTTCATATTTAAAGTTAAATGAGTTAGCTAATAGATTAGCTCATACTATAAATTCACTGAATATTGATGATAAAGGTATAATATCTGTTTTGTTTGAAGAACGCCTTTATCAATTAATATCTCTTCTGGGAATTTTTAAAAGTGGAAAAGTATATCTACCATTAGATAGTAAATACCATGAGAAACATTGGGAGGAGATGTATAAGCTAGCTCCTAGAGTAATGCTTACATCAAGTTTAAACCATGATAAAATAAAATCTTTTAATAAGAAATTAAATTATCAAATTCCATTTGTTATTGATTTGTCTTTAGACGAAACTAATGAATTAAAAATTACATTATTTAAGCTAGTAAATGATGAGTATCATCAAGAAGACCTGTGTGTAGAAGAAAAATGTTATAACCCTGATTTTGATATTGATGGAGAGGATTCTAGTTATGTTTTCTTTACTTCAGGTTCAACTGGTACACCTAAAGCTGTTTTAGGGAAACATAAAAGTTTAAGTCATTATATTCATTGGGAGTCAAAAGAATTAGAAGTCAATGAAAACGATAGACTAGGTCAAATTATATCTTACTCTTTTGATGCTTCTTTAAAAGATGTTTTTATTTCTTTAATAAATGGAGCAACATTATGCATTCCTTCAGAAGATACGAAACAGGATACATTAAGGTTAATTGAGTGGATGTTGAAAGAAGAGATAACTCTTATGCATATGGTTCCTACTATGTTTAGGCTTCTTACAGGAGTAGGAATTGAAAAAGAAGGACAAGTAAAAGAGTTTCCAAGTTTAAAATATGTATTACTTGCAGGAGAAAAATTGTATAACAAAGATATTTTAAACTGGAGAAAGTTTCATGGAAATAAAACAGGAATATATAATTTTTATGGAACTACAGAATCTACAATTTTAAGTACTTATTATAAAATAGGAGATGAATTAAAAGGGAAATTGTCTGATGTTTTATGTGTTGGTAAACCTATTTCTAACACAAGGGTGTTGATAGTGAATAGTAAGAATGAAATATGTAGAATTAACGAAAAAGGAAGCGTTTACATTAGAACTCCTTTTTTATCTAAAGGGTACTACAATAATGAAAAGCAAACATCAGAGAAGTTTATTCAGAACCCTCTTTCGAAAGAAAAGGAAATAGTATATGATACGGGAGATTATGGAATGTATAATGAAGAAAGAGATATTGTAATCTTAGGAAGAAAAGACGGAATGGTTAAACTAAATGGGGTTAGGATTGATGTGAACTCCATTGAAAAAATAATTCTTGAGATAGAAGATGTTTCTATGGTAAAATGTATGGTTTTTAAAGAAGGAAGTATAGATGCAACTTTAGTTTGTTTTTATAAATCTGACTATACAAAAGAAGGAATTGTCAAAGATTATTGTTCAAGGTTTTTATCGTTATACGAGGTGCCATCTATGATTTTTAAACTAGATGAGTTTCCAATGACTGCTAATGGCAAGATTGATGGACAAGGTTTGTATGAAAGCATTTCAGAAAGAATAATAAAAAGAGAAATGATTGGACCTAAGACTGAAATTGAAAAAGCTCTGGCAAAATTATGGAAAGAAGTGTTGGCGATAGAAAATGTAGGAATTAACGATAATTTTCTCTTTTTAGGAGGAAATAGCATTAAGCAAATACTTTTAAGAACAAGGATAAAAAAAGAGTTAGGTGTTGCTATTTCAATAGAGGAAATCTTTCTTAATCCTACTATACATGAATTAGGACAATTTTTGCAAAATAAAATAAAGAAAGATGAGGGAAAAGTTGTTAAGAGTATTCCAAAATTAGAAGAAAATAGAGAAGAAGGGTATATTGTATCAAATGAACAAATGAGAATTTGGGTAACGTCTCAATCAGAAAAAGAATCAATAGCCCATAATATGCCTCATACATATAACATTGAAGGAGAATTAAATATAGAACTATTTAAAAAGGCGTTACAACAAGTTGTTAACAGACATGAGGTACTGAGAACATCATTTGAACTTAATAAAGAAGGAGATGTAGTGCAGAAAATAAATGAAGATATAGATGTTAATTCTATTTTTTCTTATAATAGGTCTGATGATACAAATACATCACTTATAGATAAAACTATAGCAGATTTCGCTGAGACATTATTCAATTTTGAGCAAGCACCTTTATTTAGAGTAATGCTTATTCAACTAGATGAAACAAAGTTTAAACTTTGTACAGTAATGCATCACATTATAGGTGATTATACTTCGGATCAAATTCTAATTAAAGAAATTGTTAGTTTATACATAAATTATAAAGACAACAAAAATATTGATTTAACACCTCTAAAAATTCAATATAAAGATTATGCTAGTTGGATAAAGAAGCGTATACAATTAAATGAATTTATTAAGGAGAAGGAATTTTGGAGTAGTAGTTTAAAAAACATAAAGAGACAATCTAAATGGTACAATATTTCTAAAGAACAGAATTTCAAAGGTGCCTATGTTATAAGACAATTACCAGAAAAATTAGTTGTAGATATTAAAGAATTATGCTTAAAGTATAATTATAATTTAATGGGAATAATGTCAGCAGCTTTGGGAGTATTAGTTCATAAAACTACTTCTCAAAAAAATGTAGTTATTGGAGTTCCAGTAAATCTAAGAAACCATCCTGATTTATTAAACCAAGTAGGGCTATATTTAAACTTATTACCATTAAATGTAGCAATTAAAGAAGAAAACTCTGTTAAAGATTTAGTAAAAGATACTTTACAACAACAGATAAAAATGATAGACAATTCTTTTTACCCTTTCGATTTAATTGTAGATGATTTTGAAAAACAGTATAAAGAGAATTTAATTGATAGAATTGATGTTTATGTAAATTACATCAATCATGAAGATTCTGATATAAACATTGAAAATCTAACAGTTTATCCAGAGATTAGAAAAATCAAAAAAAGTAAATTTCCTATCTGTTTTTATATAAGTAATTATGGGGAATCTATTTCCTTTAGAATAGAATACCAAGTAAGTATATTTAGTGAAACAGAGATAGAAAAAATTGCCAACCGATTTATTAAATGCCTAGAAGAGTTTACCTACTCACCAGATAAAAAGATTGGCAAAATTGATGTAATAGATAAAGAGACCATTCCTTCTTTTAGCTTTTAA
- a CDS encoding KamA family radical SAM protein, with the protein MSNNIRKYKAWSLPNFLKIPQVKTYLSEGEIKAIKTVGSVLPFKVNNYVVEELIDWNNIPNDPIFQLTFPQKEMLSEKHYRSVSEAIDSNMNKREMVELINGIRRELNPHSSSQIENIPFLDGVPLTGIQHKYKETVLFFPSNSQTCHAYCTFCFRWPQFVNLDAVKFAMKETDLLIKYIENNKEVTDLLFTGGDPMIMKTSIFKRYLEPILNNKVGNLQNIRIGTKALGYWPYKFLTDDDADEMIALFEEIIASGYNLTIMAHFNHPNELKTEAVRKAIKRILSTGAQIRTQSPIMKYINDSSEIWEEMWREQVKLGCIPYYMFLARDTGAQSYFAITLSDALEIYQNAYRKVGGLARTVKGPVMSANQGKVQVLGVNEINNEKLFTLRFNQARNPNWVGAPFFSKYNEGAVWLNDLTPAFGAESFFFEKEQLFQNI; encoded by the coding sequence ATGAGTAATAATATACGTAAGTACAAGGCATGGAGTTTACCAAACTTTTTAAAGATTCCACAGGTAAAAACATACCTTTCTGAAGGAGAGATTAAAGCAATCAAAACAGTAGGAAGTGTATTACCATTTAAAGTAAATAATTATGTGGTTGAAGAATTAATAGATTGGAATAACATTCCAAACGATCCAATTTTTCAATTAACGTTTCCACAAAAAGAAATGCTTTCTGAAAAGCATTATAGGTCAGTTTCTGAAGCTATTGATAGTAATATGAATAAGCGTGAAATGGTTGAGCTTATTAATGGAATTAGACGAGAACTAAACCCGCATTCAAGTTCTCAAATAGAAAATATTCCTTTTTTAGATGGAGTACCTCTAACGGGTATTCAGCATAAGTATAAAGAAACAGTATTGTTTTTTCCAAGTAATAGTCAAACATGTCATGCATATTGTACATTTTGCTTCAGGTGGCCGCAGTTTGTTAATCTTGATGCTGTAAAATTTGCGATGAAGGAAACTGATTTACTAATTAAATACATAGAAAATAATAAAGAGGTGACTGATTTATTATTTACGGGAGGAGATCCGATGATAATGAAGACATCAATTTTTAAAAGATATTTAGAACCAATACTGAATAATAAAGTAGGGAACTTACAAAATATAAGAATTGGTACAAAAGCTCTAGGATATTGGCCATACAAATTCTTGACAGATGATGATGCCGATGAAATGATAGCCTTGTTCGAAGAAATTATAGCATCAGGATATAATTTAACTATTATGGCTCATTTTAATCACCCTAATGAATTAAAAACAGAAGCGGTAAGAAAAGCTATTAAAAGAATACTCTCAACAGGGGCTCAGATACGAACTCAGTCTCCTATTATGAAATATATAAATGATTCGAGTGAGATTTGGGAGGAGATGTGGAGAGAACAAGTAAAATTAGGATGTATTCCTTATTATATGTTTTTGGCAAGAGATACTGGAGCCCAATCATATTTTGCAATTACACTAAGTGATGCTCTAGAAATTTATCAAAATGCATATAGAAAAGTAGGAGGTCTTGCTAGAACAGTAAAAGGGCCAGTTATGTCAGCTAACCAAGGGAAAGTTCAAGTATTAGGAGTTAATGAAATCAACAATGAAAAGTTATTTACTTTACGTTTCAATCAAGCAAGAAACCCCAATTGGGTGGGGGCACCTTTCTTTTCAAAATATAATGAAGGAGCAGTTTGGTTAAATGATTTAACTCCAGCTTTTGGTGCAGAAAGTTTCTTTTTTGAAAAGGAACAGTTATTTCAAAATATTTAA